The following are encoded together in the Lagopus muta isolate bLagMut1 chromosome 7, bLagMut1 primary, whole genome shotgun sequence genome:
- the ACTR3B gene encoding actin-related protein 3B isoform X2, producing MKGVDDLDFFIGDEAIDKPTYATKWPIRHGIVEDWDLMERFMEQVIFKYLRAEPEDHYFLMTEPPLNTPENREYLAEIMFESFNIPGLYIAVQAVLALAASWTSRQVGERTLTGIVIDSGDGVTHVIPVAEGYVIGSCIKHIPIAGRDITYFIQQLLREREVGIPPEQSLETAKAIKEKYCYICPDIVKEFAKYDGDPRKWIKQYTGINAINKTKFVIDVGYERFLGPEIFFHPEFANPDFMESISDVVDEVIQNCPIDVRRPLYKNVVLSGGSTMFRDFGRRLQRDLKRVVDARLRLSEELSGGRIKPKPVEVQVITHHMQRYAVWFGGSMLASTPEFFQVCHTKKDYEEYGPSICRHNPVFGVMS from the exons ATGAAAGGTGTTGATGATCTGGACTTTTTCATAGGAGATGAAGCCATAGATAAACCTACCTATGCTACAAAG TGGCCTATAAGACATGGTATTGTTGAAGACTGGGACCTCATGGAGAGATTCATGGAGCAGGTCATTTTTAAATACCTACGAGCTGAACCTGAGGATCACTATTTTTTAATG acagAACCTCCCCTGAACACACCTGAAAACAGAGAGTATCTTGCAGAAATCATGTTTGAGTCATTTAACATACCAGGACTTTACATTGCTGTTCAG GCAGTGTTGGCCTTAGCTGCCTCTTGGACATCACGACAGGTTGGAGAACGTACTTTGACTGGAATTGTCATTGATAGTGGTGATGGAGTGACCCATGTAATTCCTGTG GCAGAAGGCTACGTAATTGGAAGTTGCATCAAACATATTCCTATTGCAGGTAGGGATATTACTTACTTTATTCAACAACTCCTGAGGGAGAGGGAAGTGGGAATTCCTCCTGAACAATCTCTGGAGACAGCAAAAGCCATAAAG GAGAAATATTGTTATATTTGCCCTGACATAGTGAAAGAATTTGCTAAGTATGATGGGGATCCACGAAAATGGATCAAACAGTATACTGGCATCAATGCAATCAACAAAACCAAATTTGTTATAGACGTTGGTTATGAAAGGTTCCTTGGAcctgaaattttctttcatcctgAG TTTGCTAATCCTGATTTTATGGAATCCATTTCGGATGTAGTTGATGAAGTTATACAGAACTGTCCCATCGATGTCCGGCGTCCATTATATAAG AATGTGGTGCTCTCAGGAGGATCCACAATGTTCAGGGACTTTGGACGGCGACTGCAAAGGGATTTGAAAAGAGTTGTGGATGCGAGATTGAGGCTTAGTGAGGAACTCAGTGGCGGTCGGATAAAA CCCAAGCCAGTTGAAGTTCAAGTGATAACACACCATATGCAGCGTTATGCGGTTTGGTTCGGTGGTTCCATGCTGGCTTCAACA CCGGAGTTCTTCCAAGTATGTCACACAAAAAAAGACTATGAAGAATATGGCCCTAGCATTTGTCGTCATAATCCTGTGTTTGGAGTCATGTCATAA
- the ACTR3B gene encoding actin-related protein 3B isoform X1, which translates to MASYLPPCVIDGGTGYTKLGYAGNTEPQFIIPSCIAIRESAKVGDQAQRRVMKGVDDLDFFIGDEAIDKPTYATKWPIRHGIVEDWDLMERFMEQVIFKYLRAEPEDHYFLMTEPPLNTPENREYLAEIMFESFNIPGLYIAVQAVLALAASWTSRQVGERTLTGIVIDSGDGVTHVIPVAEGYVIGSCIKHIPIAGRDITYFIQQLLREREVGIPPEQSLETAKAIKEKYCYICPDIVKEFAKYDGDPRKWIKQYTGINAINKTKFVIDVGYERFLGPEIFFHPEFANPDFMESISDVVDEVIQNCPIDVRRPLYKNVVLSGGSTMFRDFGRRLQRDLKRVVDARLRLSEELSGGRIKPKPVEVQVITHHMQRYAVWFGGSMLASTPEFFQVCHTKKDYEEYGPSICRHNPVFGVMS; encoded by the exons GTATACCAAACTTGGCTATGCAGGGAATACAGAACCTCAGTTCATTATTCCATCAT GTATTGCGATCCGCGAATCAGCCAAAGTAGGTGACCAGGCTCAGAGGAGGGTAATGAAAGGTGTTGATGATCTGGACTTTTTCATAGGAGATGAAGCCATAGATAAACCTACCTATGCTACAAAG TGGCCTATAAGACATGGTATTGTTGAAGACTGGGACCTCATGGAGAGATTCATGGAGCAGGTCATTTTTAAATACCTACGAGCTGAACCTGAGGATCACTATTTTTTAATG acagAACCTCCCCTGAACACACCTGAAAACAGAGAGTATCTTGCAGAAATCATGTTTGAGTCATTTAACATACCAGGACTTTACATTGCTGTTCAG GCAGTGTTGGCCTTAGCTGCCTCTTGGACATCACGACAGGTTGGAGAACGTACTTTGACTGGAATTGTCATTGATAGTGGTGATGGAGTGACCCATGTAATTCCTGTG GCAGAAGGCTACGTAATTGGAAGTTGCATCAAACATATTCCTATTGCAGGTAGGGATATTACTTACTTTATTCAACAACTCCTGAGGGAGAGGGAAGTGGGAATTCCTCCTGAACAATCTCTGGAGACAGCAAAAGCCATAAAG GAGAAATATTGTTATATTTGCCCTGACATAGTGAAAGAATTTGCTAAGTATGATGGGGATCCACGAAAATGGATCAAACAGTATACTGGCATCAATGCAATCAACAAAACCAAATTTGTTATAGACGTTGGTTATGAAAGGTTCCTTGGAcctgaaattttctttcatcctgAG TTTGCTAATCCTGATTTTATGGAATCCATTTCGGATGTAGTTGATGAAGTTATACAGAACTGTCCCATCGATGTCCGGCGTCCATTATATAAG AATGTGGTGCTCTCAGGAGGATCCACAATGTTCAGGGACTTTGGACGGCGACTGCAAAGGGATTTGAAAAGAGTTGTGGATGCGAGATTGAGGCTTAGTGAGGAACTCAGTGGCGGTCGGATAAAA CCCAAGCCAGTTGAAGTTCAAGTGATAACACACCATATGCAGCGTTATGCGGTTTGGTTCGGTGGTTCCATGCTGGCTTCAACA CCGGAGTTCTTCCAAGTATGTCACACAAAAAAAGACTATGAAGAATATGGCCCTAGCATTTGTCGTCATAATCCTGTGTTTGGAGTCATGTCATAA